A single genomic interval of Thermus filiformis harbors:
- the pnp gene encoding polyribonucleotide nucleotidyltransferase translates to MPEASPNTPSPFRVSGQVAGRELVIETGKYAKQASGSALVRYGGTVVLATAQASDEPIEADFLPLTVEFEERLYAVGKIPGSFLRREGRPGEKAILSARMTDRPIRPLFPKGFRHEVQVILTVLSADQENPPDILGPIAASAALMLSDIPWQGPIASVRVGLLEGQFVLNPTLQELERSGLDLVVAGSREAILMVEAGAQEVDEETLVQALEFAHKEMQVILDLQERLLPLAKPKLAWTPPPSLSEEEKEAFYRLAVERGLSAVLQTASKAERSKGLEAFMKALVEEALPLKEDGTKDEEKRPLLEAAFDEVVRKELRRLVLEEGRRADGRGPRDIRPIWLEVDVLPRAHGSAVFTRGETQVLGTVTLGTGRDEQIIDDLGIDETDPFLVHYNFPPFSTGEVKRLRGVSRREVGHGHLAKRALKAVLPPEEEFPYTIRVVGDVLESNGSSSMATVCAGCLALMDAGVPIRKPVAGVAMGLVWEGDRHVVLTDILGLEDALGDMDFKVAGTRDGVTALQMDNKVGGLPREVLKEALLQAREARLYILDRMAEVLPAPRPDLKPFAPRIIQLKVPVEKVGLVIGPGGKNVRALEELGVEVDIESDGTIRIYSADLEAALKAKRRIEELTMEAKVGEVYEGTVTKITPFGAFVSLFPGTEGLLHISQIAPGRVGRVEDHLKVGDVIKVKVHRIDERGKIDLIRPELEGKIPPRRR, encoded by the coding sequence ATGCCAGAAGCAAGCCCCAACACCCCAAGCCCTTTCCGCGTGTCCGGCCAGGTGGCCGGCCGGGAGCTGGTCATAGAGACCGGCAAGTACGCCAAGCAGGCCTCGGGTTCCGCCCTGGTCCGCTACGGGGGGACGGTGGTCCTGGCCACCGCCCAGGCCTCCGACGAGCCCATAGAGGCCGACTTCCTCCCCCTCACGGTGGAGTTTGAGGAGCGGCTCTACGCGGTGGGCAAGATCCCGGGCTCCTTCCTCCGGCGGGAGGGGCGGCCCGGGGAGAAGGCCATCCTCTCGGCCCGGATGACCGACCGGCCCATCCGGCCCCTCTTCCCCAAGGGGTTCCGGCACGAGGTCCAGGTCATCCTCACCGTCCTCTCCGCCGACCAAGAGAACCCCCCGGACATCCTGGGCCCCATTGCGGCGAGCGCCGCCCTGATGCTTTCCGACATCCCCTGGCAGGGCCCCATCGCCAGCGTCCGGGTGGGGCTCCTCGAGGGCCAGTTCGTCCTCAACCCCACCCTCCAGGAGCTGGAAAGGAGCGGGCTGGACCTGGTGGTGGCGGGAAGCCGGGAGGCCATCCTCATGGTGGAGGCGGGGGCCCAGGAGGTGGACGAGGAGACCCTGGTCCAGGCCCTGGAGTTCGCCCACAAGGAGATGCAGGTCATCCTGGACCTGCAAGAACGCCTCCTCCCCCTGGCCAAGCCCAAGCTGGCCTGGACCCCGCCCCCTTCCCTCAGCGAGGAGGAGAAGGAGGCCTTCTATCGGCTGGCGGTGGAGCGGGGGCTTTCCGCCGTCTTGCAGACCGCGAGCAAGGCCGAGCGGAGCAAGGGCCTCGAGGCCTTCATGAAGGCCCTGGTGGAGGAGGCCCTCCCCCTAAAGGAGGACGGGACTAAGGACGAGGAAAAGCGCCCCCTCCTGGAGGCGGCCTTTGACGAGGTGGTGCGAAAGGAGCTGAGGCGGCTGGTCCTGGAGGAGGGCAGGCGGGCGGACGGGCGGGGGCCCAGGGACATCCGGCCCATCTGGCTCGAGGTGGACGTCCTCCCCCGGGCGCACGGCTCCGCCGTCTTCACCCGGGGCGAGACCCAGGTCCTGGGCACCGTCACCCTGGGCACGGGCCGGGACGAACAGATCATAGACGACCTGGGGATTGACGAGACCGACCCCTTCCTGGTCCACTACAACTTCCCCCCCTTCTCCACCGGGGAGGTGAAGCGCCTCCGGGGGGTCTCCCGCCGGGAGGTGGGGCACGGCCACCTGGCCAAGCGGGCCCTGAAGGCCGTGCTTCCCCCTGAGGAGGAGTTCCCCTACACCATCCGGGTGGTGGGGGACGTGCTCGAGTCCAACGGGAGCAGCTCCATGGCCACCGTCTGCGCCGGCTGCCTGGCCCTGATGGACGCCGGGGTGCCCATCCGGAAGCCCGTGGCCGGTGTGGCCATGGGGCTCGTCTGGGAGGGGGACCGGCACGTGGTCCTCACGGACATCCTGGGGCTGGAGGACGCCCTGGGGGACATGGACTTCAAGGTGGCGGGCACCCGGGACGGGGTCACCGCCTTGCAGATGGACAACAAGGTGGGGGGGCTTCCCCGGGAGGTGCTGAAGGAGGCCCTCCTCCAGGCGCGGGAGGCGCGGCTTTACATCCTGGACCGGATGGCCGAGGTCCTGCCCGCCCCCAGGCCCGACCTCAAGCCCTTCGCCCCCCGGATCATCCAGCTCAAGGTCCCCGTGGAAAAGGTGGGCCTGGTCATCGGCCCCGGGGGGAAGAACGTGCGGGCCCTGGAGGAGCTGGGCGTGGAGGTGGATATTGAGTCCGACGGGACGATCCGCATCTACTCCGCCGACCTCGAGGCCGCCCTCAAGGCCAAGCGCCGCATAGAGGAGCTGACCATGGAGGCCAAGGTGGGCGAGGTCTACGAGGGGACGGTGACCAAGATCACCCCCTTCGGGGCCTTCGTGAGCCTCTTCCCCGGCACCGAGGGGCTCCTTCACATCAGCCAGATCGCCCCGGGCCGCGTGGGGCGGGTGGAGGACCACCTGAAGGTGGGGGACGTGATCAAGGTCAAGGTGCACCGGATTGACGAGCGGGGCAAGATTGACCTGATCCGGCCCGAGCTGGAAGGGAAGATCCCCCCCAGGCGCCGGTAG
- the rpsO gene encoding 30S ribosomal protein S15, producing MPITKEEKQKVIEEFARFPGDTGSTEVQVALLTLRINRLSEHLQKHKHDFHSHRGLLMLVGQRRRLLRYLEREDKARYQALIEKLGLRK from the coding sequence ATGCCCATCACCAAGGAAGAGAAGCAGAAGGTCATAGAGGAGTTCGCCCGCTTCCCGGGGGACACGGGGAGCACCGAGGTGCAGGTGGCCCTCCTCACCCTGCGCATCAACCGGCTTTCCGAGCACCTGCAGAAGCACAAGCACGACTTTCACTCCCACCGGGGCCTCCTCATGCTGGTGGGCCAGAGGCGGCGGCTCCTTCGGTACCTCGAGCGGGAGGACAAGGCCCGCTACCAGGCCCTCATTGAGAAGCTCGGGCTCAGGAAGTAA
- a CDS encoding NUDIX hydrolase: MSPFESLEIEEILSHPVRLVRERLRTRSGEELVYIYRPGPVAAAFVLPVTEEGTAFFVRQYRHPTGKYLLEVPAGKVDPGETPQEAAARELLEEVGARARDFVPLPPFHPQPSFTAVVFHPFVAFGAERVAEPNREAGEEMETVELPLLEAYRLLHRGEILDASTALTLFYARPVLLSRFGLDEKSLAPYSE, translated from the coding sequence ATGAGCCCCTTTGAGAGCCTGGAGATAGAGGAGATCCTCTCCCACCCGGTGCGGCTGGTCCGGGAGCGGCTGCGGACCCGAAGCGGGGAGGAGCTGGTCTATATCTACCGGCCGGGGCCGGTGGCCGCCGCCTTCGTCCTGCCGGTGACCGAGGAGGGCACGGCCTTCTTCGTCCGGCAGTACCGCCACCCCACGGGGAAGTACCTTTTGGAAGTCCCGGCCGGGAAGGTGGACCCCGGGGAGACCCCCCAGGAGGCCGCGGCCCGGGAGCTTCTGGAGGAGGTGGGGGCCCGGGCTCGGGACTTCGTCCCCCTGCCCCCCTTCCACCCCCAGCCCTCCTTCACCGCCGTGGTCTTCCACCCCTTCGTGGCCTTCGGGGCCGAGCGGGTGGCGGAGCCGAACCGGGAGGCAGGGGAGGAGATGGAGACGGTGGAGCTCCCCCTCCTCGAGGCCTACCGCCTCCTCCACCGGGGGGAGATCCTGGACGCCTCCACCGCCCTCACCCTCTTCTACGCCAGGCCCGTCCTCCTTAGCCGCTTCGGCCTTGACGAGAAAAGCCTCGCCCCCTATAGTGAGTAG
- a CDS encoding GatB/YqeY domain-containing protein, translating to MGIYEAIKETIKEAMKARDQKTLDFARVVKAELDRKGDGKPLPDEEAVKVLRALKEIALEQGNAFEAEFLDRFLPKEMTEEEIEAWVRENIDFSQFKTPLAAIGVVTKALGPRAPGEKVRRVIERMAR from the coding sequence ATGGGCATCTACGAGGCCATCAAGGAAACCATCAAGGAGGCCATGAAGGCCCGGGACCAGAAGACCCTGGACTTCGCCCGGGTGGTCAAGGCCGAGCTGGACCGGAAGGGAGACGGCAAGCCCCTCCCCGACGAGGAGGCGGTGAAGGTGCTTAGGGCCCTAAAGGAGATCGCCCTGGAGCAGGGCAACGCCTTTGAGGCGGAGTTTTTGGACCGCTTCCTCCCCAAGGAGATGACGGAGGAGGAGATCGAGGCCTGGGTCCGGGAGAACATAGACTTCTCCCAGTTCAAAACCCCCCTGGCGGCCATCGGGGTGGTGACCAAGGCCCTGGGGCCCAGGGCCCCCGGGGAGAAGGTGCGCCGGGTCATAGAGCGCATGGCGAGATGA
- the purH gene encoding bifunctional phosphoribosylaminoimidazolecarboxamide formyltransferase/IMP cyclohydrolase — MWALLSVSDKRGLLDFARGLLGLGFRLLATGGTYRALKEAGLPVTYISEFTGFPEVLEGRVKTLHPKVHAGLLARPDQEEELRALGLERIGVLAVNLYPFREAVARGATFQEALEQVDIGGPAMLRAAAKNHPAVLPVCDPEDYPRVLEALKEGPTPEFRRALARKAFAHTAAYDAAIAEWLSGEKFPEEKFLVLRREAPLRYGENPHQEAALYRVLGEEGPLMGARVLQGKAMSFNNYLDAEAAWNLVSEFAEPACVAVKHQNPCGVALGDTPLEAYRKAHEADPVSIFGGIVALNRPVDGPTAQAMRDVFLEVVLAPAFSEEALAAFASKKNLRLLEVPFFAQGPYLDLRRLRGGLLLQDADTLDPASFRVVTQKAPEEALWPDLLFAWKVVKHVRSNAIVVAKGGMTLGIGVGQTNRLAAARHALEAAGERARGAVLASDAFFPFDDVVRLAASQGVAAIIQPGGSVRDEDSIRAADELGLAMVFTGVRHFRH; from the coding sequence ATGTGGGCGCTCCTTTCCGTCTCCGATAAGCGGGGGCTTCTGGACTTCGCCCGTGGGCTCCTCGGCCTGGGCTTCCGGCTTCTCGCCACCGGCGGGACTTACCGCGCCCTAAAGGAGGCGGGGCTTCCCGTCACCTACATCTCCGAGTTCACCGGCTTCCCCGAGGTCTTAGAGGGCCGGGTCAAGACCCTCCACCCCAAGGTCCACGCCGGCCTCCTCGCCCGGCCCGACCAGGAGGAGGAGCTCCGGGCCTTGGGCCTCGAGCGCATCGGGGTCTTGGCGGTGAACCTCTACCCCTTCCGGGAGGCCGTGGCCCGGGGAGCCACCTTCCAGGAGGCCCTGGAGCAGGTGGACATAGGGGGGCCGGCCATGCTCCGGGCCGCGGCCAAGAACCACCCGGCGGTCCTTCCCGTGTGCGACCCCGAGGACTACCCCAGGGTCCTGGAGGCCCTGAAGGAAGGCCCCACGCCGGAGTTCCGCCGGGCGCTCGCCCGCAAGGCCTTCGCCCACACGGCGGCCTACGACGCGGCCATCGCCGAGTGGCTTTCCGGGGAGAAGTTCCCCGAGGAGAAGTTCCTGGTCCTAAGGCGGGAGGCCCCCTTGCGCTACGGGGAGAACCCCCATCAGGAGGCGGCCCTTTACCGGGTCCTGGGGGAGGAGGGCCCCCTTATGGGGGCGCGCGTCCTCCAGGGCAAGGCCATGAGCTTCAACAACTACCTGGACGCCGAGGCCGCCTGGAACCTGGTCTCGGAGTTCGCCGAGCCCGCCTGCGTGGCGGTGAAGCACCAGAACCCCTGCGGCGTCGCCCTGGGGGACACCCCTCTCGAGGCCTACCGGAAGGCCCACGAGGCCGACCCCGTCTCCATCTTCGGGGGGATCGTGGCCCTGAACCGCCCGGTGGACGGCCCCACGGCCCAGGCCATGCGGGACGTCTTCTTGGAGGTGGTCCTGGCCCCGGCCTTTTCCGAGGAGGCCCTGGCCGCCTTCGCCTCCAAGAAGAACCTCCGCCTCCTCGAGGTCCCCTTCTTTGCGCAGGGCCCCTACCTGGACCTGAGGCGGCTTAGGGGCGGCCTCCTCCTCCAGGACGCGGACACCCTGGACCCCGCGAGCTTCCGGGTGGTGACCCAAAAGGCCCCGGAGGAGGCCCTCTGGCCCGACCTCCTGTTTGCCTGGAAGGTGGTGAAGCACGTCCGCTCCAACGCCATCGTGGTGGCCAAGGGGGGGATGACCCTGGGGATCGGGGTGGGGCAGACCAACCGCCTGGCCGCGGCCCGGCACGCCCTCGAGGCCGCCGGGGAAAGGGCCAGGGGGGCGGTCCTCGCCTCCGACGCCTTCTTCCCCTTTGACGACGTGGTGCGCCTCGCGGCCTCCCAAGGCGTCGCCGCCATCATCCAGCCCGGGGGGAGCGTCCGGGACGAGGACTCCATCCGGGCGGCGGACGAGCTGGGCCTGGCCATGGTCTTCACGGGCGTGCGGCACTTCCGGCACTAA
- a CDS encoding fatty acid desaturase, with the protein MSEKSPIEPKDWIPLVKPYAKPDVRRSLRQVADTALPLFALFFLAHKALSLSLLLTLALDFVAALFLVRLFILQHDAGHGSFFPKRWMNDLLGFLSGVLTLVPYHYWQASHARHHATSGNLDKRGVGDIYTMTVREYLEATPWERFKYRIYRNPFVMFLIGPIYVFMISYRFPLGYGSDKPHLRNSVAFTNLALALLLAGIVLLFGVKTLLFVYLPIQYFAGMLGIFLFYVQHQFEDAYWENDPRWEYLKAAMEGSTYLKLPKLLQWLTGNIGFHHIHHLAPKIPNYYLEKVQKEVDLVKVAPTVTLKDALKIAFADMHLHDEESRKLVGFKDVAPLLRQMERGLKERTRK; encoded by the coding sequence ATGAGCGAGAAATCCCCCATAGAACCCAAGGACTGGATCCCTCTGGTCAAGCCCTACGCCAAGCCCGACGTCCGGCGGAGCCTAAGGCAGGTGGCGGACACCGCCCTGCCCCTCTTCGCCCTCTTCTTCCTGGCCCACAAGGCCCTCTCCCTTTCCCTCCTCCTCACCCTGGCTTTGGACTTCGTGGCCGCCCTCTTCCTGGTGCGCCTGTTCATCCTCCAGCACGACGCGGGCCACGGCTCCTTCTTCCCGAAGCGCTGGATGAACGACCTCCTGGGCTTCCTGAGCGGGGTCCTGACCCTCGTCCCCTACCACTACTGGCAGGCCAGCCACGCCCGGCACCACGCCACGAGCGGCAACCTGGACAAGCGGGGCGTGGGCGACATCTACACCATGACCGTCCGGGAGTACCTGGAGGCCACCCCTTGGGAGCGGTTCAAGTACCGGATCTACCGCAACCCCTTCGTGATGTTCCTGATCGGGCCCATTTACGTCTTCATGATCTCCTACCGATTTCCCCTGGGCTATGGCTCGGATAAGCCCCACCTGAGAAACAGCGTGGCCTTCACCAACCTGGCCCTGGCCCTCCTCCTTGCGGGCATCGTCCTCCTTTTCGGGGTAAAGACCCTCCTTTTCGTCTACCTGCCCATCCAGTACTTCGCCGGGATGCTGGGCATCTTCCTCTTCTACGTCCAGCACCAGTTTGAGGACGCCTACTGGGAGAACGACCCCCGTTGGGAGTACCTGAAGGCGGCCATGGAGGGGAGCACCTACCTGAAGCTCCCCAAGCTCCTCCAGTGGCTCACCGGGAACATCGGCTTCCACCACATCCACCACCTAGCCCCCAAGATCCCCAACTACTACCTGGAAAAGGTGCAGAAGGAGGTGGACCTGGTCAAGGTGGCCCCCACGGTCACCCTGAAGGACGCCCTGAAGATCGCCTTCGCCGACATGCACCTGCACGACGAGGAAAGCCGCAAGCTGGTGGGCTTCAAGGACGTGGCCCCCCTCTTGCGGCAGATGGAGCGGGGGCTTAAGGAGCGCACCCGCAAGTAA
- the dtd gene encoding D-aminoacyl-tRNA deacylase, translating into MRAVVQRVSQAFVEVEGEVVGRIGLGLLVLLGVHRQDTPMDAEYLARKVGRLRVFEDGAGRMNLDLKEVGGEVLVVSQFTLYADTRKGHRPSFLEAAPFDLGRRLYEVFIDHLVGQGHPVETGVYGAQMRVHLVNEGPVTLILDSRDRLRP; encoded by the coding sequence ATGCGCGCGGTGGTGCAGCGGGTCTCCCAAGCCTTCGTGGAGGTGGAGGGCGAGGTGGTGGGGAGGATCGGCCTGGGCCTTTTGGTCCTTTTGGGCGTCCACCGGCAGGACACCCCCATGGACGCGGAGTACCTGGCCCGGAAGGTAGGCCGGCTGCGGGTCTTTGAGGACGGGGCCGGAAGGATGAACCTGGACCTGAAGGAGGTGGGCGGGGAGGTGCTGGTGGTGAGCCAGTTCACCCTGTACGCGGACACGCGCAAAGGCCACCGGCCGAGCTTCCTCGAGGCCGCCCCCTTTGACCTGGGCCGCCGGCTCTACGAGGTCTTCATAGACCACCTGGTGGGCCAGGGCCACCCGGTGGAGACGGGGGTCTACGGGGCCCAGATGCGGGTCCACCTGGTGAACGAGGGGCCGGTGACCCTCATCCTGGACTCGAGGGACCGGCTGAGGCCCTGA
- a CDS encoding DegV family protein, whose protein sequence is MKVALVTDSTADLPEPLRTRLGIRMVPLYVHLGSGVYRDWTEITPTEIFEKVRRGVAFPTTSQPSPKDFEEVYRQALAEADHVLSIHISSKLSGTLQSAELAAQAFPGRVSLFDSQAASLGIGMMVLRAHELLQEGKALEEVLAELNRIRQDHFVRFSVATLEFLRRGGRIGGAQALLGTLLNIKPVLTLKAGRVEAAGRARGEKGARELILKDFLAWGKGRGRIRAFFLYSGDSQAVEELKGMVLASSLPVEEGLTSELGSVIASHTGPGTYGFYAYSL, encoded by the coding sequence ATGAAAGTAGCCCTGGTCACGGACTCCACCGCCGACCTACCCGAGCCTCTTCGCACGCGCCTGGGAATACGGATGGTGCCCCTTTATGTCCACCTGGGAAGCGGGGTCTACCGCGACTGGACCGAGATCACCCCCACGGAGATCTTTGAGAAGGTGCGCCGGGGGGTGGCCTTCCCCACCACCAGCCAGCCCTCCCCCAAGGACTTTGAGGAGGTCTACCGCCAGGCCCTAGCGGAGGCGGACCACGTGCTTTCCATCCATATCTCCAGCAAGCTCTCCGGCACGCTCCAGTCCGCGGAGCTCGCCGCCCAGGCCTTCCCGGGCCGGGTCAGCCTGTTTGACTCCCAGGCCGCCTCCTTGGGCATCGGGATGATGGTGCTCCGGGCCCACGAGCTCCTGCAAGAGGGCAAGGCCCTGGAGGAGGTGCTGGCGGAGCTCAACCGCATCCGCCAGGACCACTTCGTCCGCTTCAGCGTCGCCACCTTGGAGTTTCTCCGCCGGGGCGGGCGGATCGGGGGGGCACAGGCCCTCCTGGGAACCCTCTTGAACATCAAGCCCGTCCTCACCCTCAAGGCGGGCCGGGTGGAGGCGGCAGGCCGGGCCCGGGGGGAGAAGGGGGCGAGGGAGCTGATCCTCAAGGACTTCCTGGCCTGGGGGAAGGGGCGGGGGCGCATCCGGGCCTTCTTCCTCTATAGCGGCGATTCCCAGGCGGTGGAGGAGCTAAAAGGGATGGTGCTGGCCTCGAGCCTGCCCGTGGAGGAAGGGCTCACCAGCGAGCTGGGTAGCGTCATCGCCAGCCACACCGGCCCCGGGACCTACGGGTTTTACGCCTACAGCCTCTAA